CACGCTTACGCAGGGATTGTCGTCACGGCGAGCCATAATCCGCCAGAATATAACGGGTATAAGGTGTACGGGCATGATGGCGGCCAGCTTCCGCCTGAGAGTGCGGATAGGGTCATCGCAAAGGTAAATGACATCGAGAATGAGTTAATGATCGAGGTTAAAGACGAACAGGAATTGCGAAATCAAGGATTGATTAAAATGATTGGATCAGAAGTCGACAGTGCCTATCTGGAAAAGCTGATGACAATATCTGAGAACCCTGATCTAGCGGAGGAAGCGGATGTAAAGGTCGTTTTCACACCGTTGCATGGGACAGCGAACAAGCCAGTACGCAATATTCTAGATAAGCTGGGCTATAAAAATGTGCTGGTCGTAAAGGAGCAGGAGCTTCCAGACCCTGAATTTTCTACGGTAAAAAGCCCAAACCCTGAGGAGCACGCTGCATTTGAGCTGGCTATCAAAGAAGGAAAGGGAATCGATGCCGATCTATTGATTGCAACAGATCCCGACGCAGACAGATTAGGGATTGCGGTTAAGGATGAGCAAGGCGAATATGTAGTTTTAACAGGCAATCAAACGGGCGCCTTGCTGCTTCATTATATTTTGAGCCAAAAGAAAGAAAAAGGAACCTTGCCTGAACATGGAGTCGTACTGAAAACTATTGTCACCTCTGAGCTTGGCCGGACGATTGCAAAAGCGTTTGGGGTGGAAACAATCGATGTGCTGACAGGGTTCAAGTTCATAGCCGAAAAAATCGGTGAGTATGAACGTTCAGGCGGATACAAATTCCTTTTCGGCTATGAAGAAAGCTATGGCTATATGGTTGGTGACTTTACCCGTGATAAGGATGCTGTCCAGGCTGCGATGCTGGCTGTTGAGGTATGTACATATTATAAGAAGAAAGGGATGTCGCTTCACGAAGCTTTGAATTCCATCTTCGAAGAATATGGATTTTATCAGGAAGGTCTCCAATCCTTGACATTGAAAGGAAAAGAAGGGGCTGAACAGATCAGGAAAACTCTTGATGACTTCCGCGCGAATCCGCTAAATAATCTTGGGGAATGGAAAGTGACGGTTGTTGAGGATTATCTGAAGGGGATAAGAACGGAGGGAAGCCAGGAAGAAAGGATTGAGCTCCCTGCCTCTAATGTCATCAAATATTACCTTGAGGATGGAACATGGCTTTGCCTGCGTCCTTCCGGTACAGAGCCGAAAATAAAATTTTACTTTGGAGTAAGTGGAAAAAGCTTATCCGAAAGCAAACACAAGCTACAACAGGTTGAACAACTTTTTATGCAGCTGGTCAAGGAAAAGATGGGCGTACAATAAAAATAGGGGGATGATCTTGTGCTTCCATGAAGCAGAGATCATCCCTTTTGGTGCCTGGACAAATAGACCTAAAACCAAAATCAACAACATCGCAAACAAGAACTTCTTCAACCGTAAATCCTCCAATTAAAATTATAAAAGGCTGTTTTCGTAAAGAATGTTGTTAAAATCCTAAAGCCGATTTTAACGTAATATTTACGCCATTTTGTAGTTCGGTATTAAGTTTGCAGGCTCTTTTCTCATAACAAGATTCTATTTGAGAAGATAAATAGTTCATTCACTCCTATTTTGTAGTCGATAGCAACAAAGTTTGAGAAAAGAGCCTTATAAAAAACCGGAAATTATGTTTCTCACCCCATAAATCATACTTTAGTAATAGCATTTTATGTTTCAATTTGCTAATCACTCAGGAATCTTTTAGTAAGGCTGTTTTCGCATTAAAACGGCTTGGCCGCATACCCATCTGCTTCGGGGCTCTTTTCTTGCTGATTCTTAACCGGCATAGCCATAATACTCGTAATAATCCAGTAATCTTTCCTTTTGATTGAGAAAGCAGCAAAGTAACGAAAAAACCTTTGGTGACGAAGAAAATGTAATGAATTTGTTATCAGCTTTTAATAGCAAATTGCTATATTTATAAAGACTGGATAATCTAGATGAAAATGATGTTCCTATCTTTTTTTTAGGGTCAATGCAGGTGCTGAAATTGGGAGTATTGTCTTGCGTGTGGCTTCTAGTATAGCCAGCGTGATTGTGGTAATATGGGGATAGTCCATACTCGGCGATTTATGTAATAGCAGGGAGTGTACTGCTGGGAATCGGGTAAGGCTTTTTTTGATTGTATTATTATATTGAAGCAATGTTTCATCGGAAGGATGGAGAATTTTTTTTGGAGTCTAAAAGTAAGAACAAGTTTTTTAAGGGAACTTTTTATGTATTCATTATAAAAATGCTTGGAGCTGGCCTGGCGTTCTTGACACAGGTGGTCATCAGCAAGGCGATTGGGATCGAGGATTATGGTTCTCTGAGCCTGTTTTTATCGATTGCCAATATCATGATGGTGCTTCCGCTGATCGGGATGGATACAGGGATCATCCGGAGTGTTGCGGCGGCGGATGAGAAAAGCCATAAAAAATGGTTCCTTACTATAACCATGAAGATTGCCACACTGCTATTGGCACTAATCCTGGCAATCGTATTTGTCACGAGGAATGCATTATTTGAGGCGTTCAATCTGGATGTCGAACTTAGCCTTTATTTAATGCTTTATGTCATCTTCATTGCCTATTCAAAGATCATGGACGGTTTTTTGCAGGGGGAGCACAAGACAGTTGTTGCGAACATTTTCAACCCGCTGTTAAATAACCTGTTGAAAATCACTGTTCTGGCTGCTGTTTACACGGCCACACGCGACTTGCTCACTACCGTGATCGTATTGCTGGCGGTAGAAATGGTTCTTGTCATTGCCCGTTTCATATACCTGGCAAAAGGATATATGAAAGTGGACCCAGAGCCTAAGGGGGACGTCAAGGGTTATGTGAAATACTCCTTGCCGTTGTTTTTTGTGGCTTCCATTTCGATTTTGCTGCTGTCCCTGGATAAATTCATCCTGAGTTATCTTATGGGCAACTTTGAGGTCGGCATACTAAAGATATTCGAGAACTACGCAGCTATCCTGGCGTTGTTTGTTACGCCATTTGTGACGCTATGGCCAATCATGTCAGAATATTATCGCAAAGATAAAATGGACGAGCTTAAGGACTTATTCAAGCAGTCGACTCTTGTCATTGCGGCGCTGATCATGCCTGCATGGATCACGCTGACAGTCAGTACGGAAGAGATGCTGGGCATTTTCGGTGTTGATGCGTCGGAGATCGGGAACATCCGCTTGATCATGTTCCTGTTCTTCCTCGGAACGGTCTATGACGCCATCATTGGTCCTGCCGGGGCGCTATTAAGCATGACCAAGTACTCAAAAATAAATCTTTACAATAATATTGCTTTGTTTGTGATCAACATTGTACTTAGTTTTATTTTGATTTCGCAGATCGGGCTGCTTGGAGCAGCGATTTCGTTCTCTGCTTCAAAGATTTTTATCAATACGCTGAATGTTTATCAGAACAAGAGGCTGTTTAACTTGTTCCCATATGGCAAAATGCATTTCCTGCTGATTGCCGCCGGTATACCTGTCTATTATATCGGCTCATGGGCGAAGAGCTTTATCGATGCGGGAAGCATTATCACCATTGGAACAATAGGAATTCTCTCATACATTCTATATTTGAGCTTTTTCATAGCCTTGAACAAGGAAAGCGCGAAAAAGCTGCTGATCCAAATCAAAAAAAGGAAGGGTTAGCCTTCGATTTATATTGCGTTTAAATTATTTCTTGGCATAAACTAAGTAAATAGCCATTGGCGATTTATGCAGTGGCTTCAAGGGTATAAATATAATATTATTGCTCTAAAAATATTTTCTTTGGAAGAGGAGCTCATGATGAACAAACAATCTGTAAAAGAAACAGCCAAAAAGCTGCTTCTTTTGATTATAAATTTCTTCATTTTAATTATTTCATTCTTGATTCCAAAAACAGATAAGATTGTTCTTGTCGGCGGCTGGTATGGCAAGAGGTTCGCTGACAACTCGAAGCACTTCTTTCTTTATGCTCATGAAAATAAGGAAGAGCTGGGCCTAGAGAAGGTAGTATGGGTTACGAGAAGTGATGAAATCAAAAATGAATTGAGCAGTCAGGGTTTTAATGTGTATAAGTCCTGGTCGATTCCATCTGTCTGGTACCATTTCCGGGCAGGTATCCATCTGGTGGATCAGGCCTTCAGCGATATTAATCCCTGGTTTTCGATCAGAAGCAAAAAAATTAATCTATGGCACGGCTTTCCTCTGAAGAAGATTGGAGCATACGCAGATGGTTCTTACAAAACAAATATTCAAAAGCCAGAAACAGTATGGGATAAATTAGATAGTATTTTAACTAGGGGAAATTGGGGTAAACATTATGTATTGGCAACATCTGATTTCTCGGCAAAAATCCTTGCTGAGGCCTTCAACAGGCCAGTCGAGAGTATGATTGTATCGGGTTACCCAAGAAATTACGAACCCTTGATTGAAAATCCGGTCAAATACATTCCGAATCATGAAAAGGATTATTTGAATAAGGTAGTAGAAGCCAAAAAGCAAGGTGATAAAATCATCGGCTATTTCCCGACTTTCAGGGACAAACGTGAAACATTGATCTTTGGAACGAGCGACAGCAGTGAAATCCAGGAAATCATGGACTATTTCAATGAATCAAATATCAAAGTGATCGGCAAGTTCCATTTTGCCGGAAAAGATGACAAATTTTCTGATTTACATAATCATGAAGCTTTCATTAACTTGCCATCTGATGCTGATGTCTATACGTTTTTAAGCGAAATTGATGTGTTGATGACAGATTATTCGTCGATTTACTTTGA
This DNA window, taken from Mesobacillus boroniphilus, encodes the following:
- a CDS encoding oligosaccharide flippase family protein — protein: MESKSKNKFFKGTFYVFIIKMLGAGLAFLTQVVISKAIGIEDYGSLSLFLSIANIMMVLPLIGMDTGIIRSVAAADEKSHKKWFLTITMKIATLLLALILAIVFVTRNALFEAFNLDVELSLYLMLYVIFIAYSKIMDGFLQGEHKTVVANIFNPLLNNLLKITVLAAVYTATRDLLTTVIVLLAVEMVLVIARFIYLAKGYMKVDPEPKGDVKGYVKYSLPLFFVASISILLLSLDKFILSYLMGNFEVGILKIFENYAAILALFVTPFVTLWPIMSEYYRKDKMDELKDLFKQSTLVIAALIMPAWITLTVSTEEMLGIFGVDASEIGNIRLIMFLFFLGTVYDAIIGPAGALLSMTKYSKINLYNNIALFVINIVLSFILISQIGLLGAAISFSASKIFINTLNVYQNKRLFNLFPYGKMHFLLIAAGIPVYYIGSWAKSFIDAGSIITIGTIGILSYILYLSFFIALNKESAKKLLIQIKKRKG
- a CDS encoding phospho-sugar mutase → MEWKHKAERWLGFAELDKELKAELEAIRHDEKELEEAFYKDLEFGTGGMRGEIGAGTNRMNLYTVRKASAGLAAYLEENGDEAKRRGVAIAYDSRHKSPEFAMEAARTLATKGIQTYVFEELRPTPELSFAVRYLHAYAGIVVTASHNPPEYNGYKVYGHDGGQLPPESADRVIAKVNDIENELMIEVKDEQELRNQGLIKMIGSEVDSAYLEKLMTISENPDLAEEADVKVVFTPLHGTANKPVRNILDKLGYKNVLVVKEQELPDPEFSTVKSPNPEEHAAFELAIKEGKGIDADLLIATDPDADRLGIAVKDEQGEYVVLTGNQTGALLLHYILSQKKEKGTLPEHGVVLKTIVTSELGRTIAKAFGVETIDVLTGFKFIAEKIGEYERSGGYKFLFGYEESYGYMVGDFTRDKDAVQAAMLAVEVCTYYKKKGMSLHEALNSIFEEYGFYQEGLQSLTLKGKEGAEQIRKTLDDFRANPLNNLGEWKVTVVEDYLKGIRTEGSQEERIELPASNVIKYYLEDGTWLCLRPSGTEPKIKFYFGVSGKSLSESKHKLQQVEQLFMQLVKEKMGVQ
- a CDS encoding CDP-glycerol glycerophosphotransferase family protein; the protein is MMNKQSVKETAKKLLLLIINFFILIISFLIPKTDKIVLVGGWYGKRFADNSKHFFLYAHENKEELGLEKVVWVTRSDEIKNELSSQGFNVYKSWSIPSVWYHFRAGIHLVDQAFSDINPWFSIRSKKINLWHGFPLKKIGAYADGSYKTNIQKPETVWDKLDSILTRGNWGKHYVLATSDFSAKILAEAFNRPVESMIVSGYPRNYEPLIENPVKYIPNHEKDYLNKVVEAKKQGDKIIGYFPTFRDKRETLIFGTSDSSEIQEIMDYFNESNIKVIGKFHFAGKDDKFSDLHNHEAFINLPSDADVYTFLSEIDVLMTDYSSIYFDYLLWDRPIIFFPYDLAYYRDEDRGLIFDYDEFTPGPKAFNIEQLKQLLSNGVDELNKSYQRDYGESSDELKRKIFGDHPGKTDIRHLIEQIKNLA